CGGCCCTGACGGGGTCGCTGGGCCTGCTGCCCTCGGCCTCCCTGTGCGGGCTTGGACAAGGCGGCCGCAGTCGGGGCCTGTATGAGCCGATCCACGGCTCTGCGCCGGATATCGCCGGGCAAGGCGTCGCCAACCCCATCGCGACCATCCTGTCCTTCGCCCTGTGCCTGCGCTGGTCCTTCGACCGAGCGGACCTGGCCGACCGGCTTGAGCGCGCCGTGCGTCACGTCGTCTATAGCGGCGTCCGCACCCCCGACATCGCCCATGCCGGCATCGCCGCCGTCTCCACCATCGAGATGACCGACGCGGTTCTGACCGCCCTGCACGCCCAGTGAGGTTCGACCCATGAGCACCCCCACCCTGCAGACCGTCATGGAGCTGATCGACGGCCGCACCGACGAACTGGTCGCGCTGACGCAAGACCTGATCCGCTTCCCCACCATCAACCCGCCGGGCGAGGCCTATCGCCCCTGCGCCGAATACATCGGCGAGCGGCTGAAGACGCGCGGCTTCACCGTCGAATATGTGCGCGGCGAAGGCTCGCCGGGCGACAGCGACGCCTATCCCCGCACTAACGTCATCGCCCGCTGGACAGGCAGCGAGCCCGGCCCTTGCGTCCACTTCAACAGCCATATCGACGTGGTCGAGGTCGGGTCCGGCTGGACCGTCGATCCCTTCGCAGGCGTAGTGAAGGACGGCCGCGTCTATGGCCGGGGCGCCTGCGACATGAAGGGCGGGCTGGCCGCCTCCATCATCGCCGTCGAGGCCCTGATCGATTCCGGCCTGCCCCTGCCCGGCGCGCTCGAAATCTCCGGCACGGTAGACGAGGAATCCGGCGGCTACGGCGGCGTCGCCTATCTGGCCGAGCGCGGCTGGTTCTCAGAGCCCAAGGTCAACCACGTCATCATCCCCGAGCCGCTGAACGTGGACCGGGTCTGCATCGGCCATCGCGGCGTCTGGTGGGCCGAGATCGAGACGAAGGGCCGCATCGCCCACGGTTCCATGCCCTTCCTGGGCGATTCCGCCATCCGCCACATGGGCGCGGTGATGGAAGAGTTTGAATCCAAGCTCTATCCCGCCATGGCCGCCCGCCATTCCGACATGCCGGTGGTGCCCGAGGGCGCGCGCCAGTCGACGATGAACATCAACTCCATCCACGGCGGTCAGGCCGAGGGCTTCGACGGCCTGCCTGCGCCCTGCGTCGCCGATTCCAGCCGCATGGTCATCGATCGCCGCTTCCTGATCGAGGAGACGCTGGAGGATGTGAAGGGCGAGGTGAAGGCCATCCTCGACGGGCTGGCGGCCCAGCGCCA
Above is a window of Brevundimonas naejangsanensis DNA encoding:
- a CDS encoding acetylornithine deacetylase/succinyl-diaminopimelate desuccinylase family protein, whose product is MSTPTLQTVMELIDGRTDELVALTQDLIRFPTINPPGEAYRPCAEYIGERLKTRGFTVEYVRGEGSPGDSDAYPRTNVIARWTGSEPGPCVHFNSHIDVVEVGSGWTVDPFAGVVKDGRVYGRGACDMKGGLAASIIAVEALIDSGLPLPGALEISGTVDEESGGYGGVAYLAERGWFSEPKVNHVIIPEPLNVDRVCIGHRGVWWAEIETKGRIAHGSMPFLGDSAIRHMGAVMEEFESKLYPAMAARHSDMPVVPEGARQSTMNINSIHGGQAEGFDGLPAPCVADSSRMVIDRRFLIEETLEDVKGEVKAILDGLAAQRHGFRYEMRDLFEVAPSMADRDGPVASTTAAAIETVLGRKAQFVCSPGTYDQKHIDRIGRLKDCIAYGPGVLDLAHQPDEWVGIEDMTNSAKVMARAAYDLLTRKRN